TGAAGGCCGCTGCCGCGGCCTTGCTCTATCTGCTGTGGATACGCCGCGAGCCAGGTGCGCTGCGGCTGAAGGAAGCCCGATGACAGCTCTCACCCGCCGCCGCACCCTGCTGCTGAGCACCCTGGCCCTGGCGGGCTGTGCCACTGCCCCCGAGCCGGCCGACTACGCGCGCGAGGCGCCGGCACTGGACCTGCGCAGCTATTTCAACGGCCCCTTGATCGCGCATGGCATCTTCACCGATCGCGCCGGCAAGGTGCAGCGCCGTTTCATCGTCCGGCTGCTGGGGCGCTGGCAGGGCGACGAGGGCGTGCTGGAAGAGGACTTCGAGTACAGCGATGGCGCCAGGGAGCGCCGCGTCTGGCAGCTCAAGCGCCTGGGTGACGGCCGCTGGAGCGGCCGCGCCGCTGACGTGCTGGGCGAGGCGCAGGGCATGTCGGCGGGCAATGCGCTGCGCTGGAGCTACACGCTGAAGCTGCCGGTGGACGGCAAGGTCGTCGAGGTGGACTTCGACGACTGGATGTACCTGCTGGACGACAAGGTCATGCTCAACAAGGCGCAGATGAGCAAGTTCGGCATCCGCCTGGGCGAGGTCACGCTGTCGTTCCGGAAGCTCTGAACATGGCGCTCAACCCCAAGCTGCAGGACTGGGAGGGCAAGGTGGTCTGGCTGGTCGGCGCGTCCAGCGGCATCGGCCAGGCGCTCGCCACCGCGCTGCATGCGCGCGGCGCGCGCGTCTGCGTGTCGGCGCGCCAGGCGGCGCGCCTGCAGGACTTCGCGCGCGCGCATCCCGGCAGCCTGGCCCTGCCGCTGGATGTGCTGGACCCCGGCGCCCTGCCGCAGGCGCTGCGCCAGATCCTGCGCCAGCACGGGCGCATCGACCTGTGCGTCTACTGCGCCGGCCATTACCAGGCCATGGGCGCGGCGCAGTTCTCACTGGCCGAGGCCCAGCGTCACCTCGACATCAACTACGTCGGCGCGCTGAATCTGCTGGCGGTGCTGCTGCCGCAGCTGGCCCTGCAATCGCACCAGGGCCGGGGCGGGCACCTCAGCCTGGTGTCGAGCGTGGCCGGCTACCGCGGCCTGCCGAGGTCGATGGCCTACGGGCCCAGCAAGGCCGCGCTGACCCATCTGGCCGAGGTGCTCTACCTGGATCTGCAGCCGCTGCGGCTGGGGGTGTCGGTGGTGCATCCAGGCTTTGTGGCCACGCCGTTGACGGCGCGCAACGACTTCCACATGCCAGCGCTGCTCAGCCCCGAGCAGGCCGCCCAGGCGATGCTGCGCGGCTGGGCGCGCGGCGCCTTCGAGATCCATTTCCCCAAGCGTTTCACGCTCTGGCTCAAGCTCATGCGCATGCTGCCCTATGGCCTGTACTTCCGGCTCGTGCGGCGCGCGACCTCGCCTTCCCAGTCATGACCACAGCCCCACGACACCCCGACAAGCGCATGGCGGCATTGATCGCCTATTTCGAGCAGCTCGGCACCGCCGATCTGGCGCGCCTGGACGAGCGCTACAC
This portion of the Paucibacter sediminis genome encodes:
- a CDS encoding SDR family NAD(P)-dependent oxidoreductase, encoding MALNPKLQDWEGKVVWLVGASSGIGQALATALHARGARVCVSARQAARLQDFARAHPGSLALPLDVLDPGALPQALRQILRQHGRIDLCVYCAGHYQAMGAAQFSLAEAQRHLDINYVGALNLLAVLLPQLALQSHQGRGGHLSLVSSVAGYRGLPRSMAYGPSKAALTHLAEVLYLDLQPLRLGVSVVHPGFVATPLTARNDFHMPALLSPEQAAQAMLRGWARGAFEIHFPKRFTLWLKLMRMLPYGLYFRLVRRATSPSQS
- a CDS encoding DUF3833 domain-containing protein; the protein is MTALTRRRTLLLSTLALAGCATAPEPADYAREAPALDLRSYFNGPLIAHGIFTDRAGKVQRRFIVRLLGRWQGDEGVLEEDFEYSDGARERRVWQLKRLGDGRWSGRAADVLGEAQGMSAGNALRWSYTLKLPVDGKVVEVDFDDWMYLLDDKVMLNKAQMSKFGIRLGEVTLSFRKL